In Candidatus Poribacteria bacterium, the genomic stretch GGCTATCAGTTAAGAGACTGTTGGTCTCTATCTCGGTCTTCTCTTGGTTTTCGATTGCCGATTGCCCATTGCTATCTTGCTGACTGCCGACGGCTGATGGCTGACTGCTATTTACCTGAAGTTCGGGAAGTGTAAAGCGTGCCGTCAGAGTGTCGGTTGTGGTTGCCAGAATCTTGAGAGGCGAGCCGGAATATGTTTGTGCTATGGAGACCGATGTTGAGGCGGTATAGGATATGAGAAATATAAATAAAAAAGTTTGAATCTTTTTCATGGTGTTATAGTTTAGTTTTCAAGGCAAATGTTCTATAGTGTTCTATTAAGTGTATCTACAGAGGAGTTTAATTTATAATTTTACGAGTTGTGAAGCGCAGTTGAGTGCTGCTACCAAACTATTTTCACTCGCGATCCCCTTGCCAGCTATATCAAACGCAGTACCGTGATCCACACTCGTACGGACTATCGGTAAACCCAAGGTGACATTCACAAGATCCCCAAATCCGAGAAGTTTTATCGGGATATTGCCTTGATCATGGTACATAGCGATAACAGCGTCCCACTCACCTTGGCTCGCTTTGACGAAAAGGGCATCAGCCGGTAGCGGTCCATCTATCGTACCGGGGTGCGCGTGTGCCTTGACTTGTTCGATGGCTGGACGGATAAAATGCTCTTCCTCTTTCCCGAACATCCCTTCTTCACCTGCGTGTGGGTTCAGACCAGCAACGACAAGTCGCGGTTCCGGGATACCGCAGCGCACCAGCACCTCCTGAGTGACACGAATAACCTCCACGATTCTTTGGACGGAAAGGTATTTCGGCACATCAGTCAATGCGATGTGGCTTGTCACGAAAGAGACTGCAAAAGCAACCTTGTTGTTGGCATCGTTAGTCTGTTGGGACATCAATGCCTCAGGTGTGCAGAGCATCATCACCTCGTGTGGTGTGTTAGTGAAGGCAGCAAGCATTTCTGTGTGTCCCGGATAGGGTATGCCTGCGCGGTGTATAGCGGCTTTGCATATTGGGGCGGTTGTGATCGCGTCGATCTCGCTTTGCATCGCAAGGTGCGTCCCGGTTTCAATCGCTTTGACAGCAGCGGCACCCGCGCGGGCATCTATAGTACCGACGGAGATGTCCTGAGGTGTTATTGAGGAGACATCAAGCACATCAATTGTACCGTACTTTGCGTTCGCTTGGAGCGGTGTTCCTATGATATTAAGTTTTAACTGTGGAGTCCGGGAGGGTGTTGTGAAGCGTGAGCATGCATCCTGAAAAATGGCAGGGCTGCCAATGACAATTGGTTGACACAGTAAATATACGTCTTTGCGCGCCAGTGCCTTAACAATGATTTCGGGACCGATGCCAGCCGCGTCCCCCATCGTTATCCCAATTTTTGGTTTGTTCGCGGTGCGCGGCGTACTTGTTCGGTGCCCAACGGCTTCGGATTGGATCTGGACCTCTGTGCGAATCATTGCAGTTTTTTCTCTCCTAATCAAGGCTCGTGGTGCCTCGATCAGGAGATGGAGGCTACGGATTTAATTGACGATAGAGTGTTGCGGCGCGCGAGCGCGAGACATTTCCAGTGGGTAGTTCAAGAATCTCGTATTCAGATTCAGGAACCTCCGCGATATCCGCCGGATGCACCTCCGCTGCAGAGGGCGGGGGCCCTGGTAAGCGAATAACATCTCCAACAACAAGCATCTTTCCGGCTTTCGCAATGTGTCCGTTGACACTGACCGCACCTTTGCTACAGAGGGTATTGGCTATTGTCCGCCGTTTTACAAGACGGCTAACTTGCAGGAATTTGTCTAACCGCATTTTTTCGACTTACACTGGTGGCTGGGTAGCGACCGGTACTTCTACCGGAGTTTCGGCTTCCACGATCGGATCCGTCAGTGCTTGTTCCAGAACTTGGGTCATATCGTTGACTTTGTGGAAACGTATAGCGTCCCGAATCTCGGTCGGTATATCAGCCTCATCTTTCTCATTGTCCTCAGGGATAATAATGTTGAAGATGCCGTTGCGATAGGCAGCAAGTGCTTTCTCCTTCAAGCCACCGATCGGTAGCACCCTACCACGGAGCGTAATCTCTCCCGTCATGGCAACATCTTTGCGGACGGACGTTCCAGTTAGTGCAGAGAGAATCGCCGTCGCGACGGTAATTCCAGCAGAGGGACCATCTTTCGGCACAGCACCTTCCGGAATATGGATATGGATATCCTGCTGTTCAAACCAATTGTCGGAGAGTCCGAAGGACTCAGCGCGAGAGCGGATATAGGCAACGGCAGTTTGGACAGACTCACGCATCACTTCTTGAAGTTGTCCTGTCATATTGAGTTTGCCTTCTCCCTGCATCATCGTCGCTTCAACGGAAACAATATCGCCACCAATTTGGGTCCATACCATCCCTGTAGCGACACCGACTTCATCGCGTTCCTCGGCTTTGGTGCGCGTCCATTTAGCAGGTCCAAGATAGTCACTCAAATTCTCCGGCGTTACTTCGATATTCAGATCCGGGGTCTCGTCAGTAACGATTTGTCTGGCAACCTTACGCATGACAGTAGTGATCGTGCGTTCGAGATTCCGGACACCAGCCTCACGCGTGTACTTATGAATCATCTCAAAGATGGCTTTGTCTGTGAAGGTGATATTCTCACCTGAAAGTCCATGGCGTTCAAGTTGTTTCGGAATGAGTCCATTCGGTGTAAACGTAGCGATGTTATGCTTCTCAAAATCGGTATAACCCGGCAACTCAATAATTTCCATCCGGTCCTGAAGCGCGGGCGGAATGGTAACGCGAGTGTTAGCAGTTGTTATGAACATCACATCGGAAAGGTCAAATGCGATATCCATGTAATGGTCACGGAAAGTGGAGTTCTGCTCCGGATCCAGTACCTCAAGGAGGGCAGATGCAGGATCGCCTCGAAAATCTGAGCTGAGTTTATCAATTTCATCAAGCAGGAACAGTGGATTTTTCGACTTTACATCGCGAAGTCCCTGAATAATGCGTCCAGGGATTGCCCCAATATAGGTACGCCTGTGTCCTCGGATTTCTGCTTCATCTCGGACACCACCGAGGGACATTCTGACGAACTTTCTACCTGTCGCCCGGGCAACCGATTTACCCAGCGAGGTTTTTCCGACCCCCGGGGGACCAACGAGGCAGATAATAGGTCCCTTGAGGTGTTTGACAAGTTGTAGAACAGCGAGGTATTCCAACACGTTTTCTTTCGGTTTCTCCAATCCGTAATGGTCTTCGTCAAGTATTCGTTGGGCTTCGGGAAGTTGGAGTTGATGTTCGGTGCTCTCTTTCCACGGCAGCGCGAGTATCCAATCCACATAAGTGCGGATAACACCGGACTCAGCGGACTGCGGGGGTATCTGTGCGAGTCGGTCGAGTTCCTTAAGTGCCTTTTCCTCGGCTTCCTCGGACATTCCGGCGTTTTTCACCTGTTCTCGGAGTTCATCAACCTCGGCAATATCATCTCTACCAAGTTCTTTCTGGATAACCTTCATCTGCTCCTGAAGGTAGAATTCGCGATGTGTCTTCTGAACAGATTCGCGGACCTGATTGTGAATATCATCGCGGAGTTCATTCCGTTCCAATGCCTCGCTCAGAAACTGAATGACGAGTTGCAACCGTTTAATCGGGTTAAGCTCTTCAATGACGGCTTGGCGTTCCGATGCTGTGAGGTTGAGAAACCCGGCGATCGTATCCGCGAGAT encodes the following:
- the pdxA gene encoding 4-hydroxythreonine-4-phosphate dehydrogenase PdxA, which encodes MIRTEVQIQSEAVGHRTSTPRTANKPKIGITMGDAAGIGPEIIVKALARKDVYLLCQPIVIGSPAIFQDACSRFTTPSRTPQLKLNIIGTPLQANAKYGTIDVLDVSSITPQDISVGTIDARAGAAAVKAIETGTHLAMQSEIDAITTAPICKAAIHRAGIPYPGHTEMLAAFTNTPHEVMMLCTPEALMSQQTNDANNKVAFAVSFVTSHIALTDVPKYLSVQRIVEVIRVTQEVLVRCGIPEPRLVVAGLNPHAGEEGMFGKEEEHFIRPAIEQVKAHAHPGTIDGPLPADALFVKASQGEWDAVIAMYHDQGNIPIKLLGFGDLVNVTLGLPIVRTSVDHGTAFDIAGKGIASENSLVAALNCASQLVKL
- a CDS encoding S4 domain-containing protein, encoding MRLDKFLQVSRLVKRRTIANTLCSKGAVSVNGHIAKAGKMLVVGDVIRLPGPPPSAAEVHPADIAEVPESEYEILELPTGNVSRSRAATLYRQLNP
- the lon gene encoding endopeptidase La translates to MNPTATQEYETISLPVIDLPPDFDRYSPFPRTRSLLIVARRTGVQATHAALRSNKRILLLHQKIALEEGAEATSEHLRTIGSVANIIESYEPGDGTIRIAIAAEHRAIVLGYIKTNDFLKADVQVVYEEIGLASAAESLMKDTKKLFNDYAKTRQKEQTQSSQPHVLTLEEVKRAIKEQEEPGHLADTIAGFLNLTASERQAVIEELNPIKRLQLVIQFLSEALERNELRDDIHNQVRESVQKTHREFYLQEQMKVIQKELGRDDIAEVDELREQVKNAGMSEEAEEKALKELDRLAQIPPQSAESGVIRTYVDWILALPWKESTEHQLQLPEAQRILDEDHYGLEKPKENVLEYLAVLQLVKHLKGPIICLVGPPGVGKTSLGKSVARATGRKFVRMSLGGVRDEAEIRGHRRTYIGAIPGRIIQGLRDVKSKNPLFLLDEIDKLSSDFRGDPASALLEVLDPEQNSTFRDHYMDIAFDLSDVMFITTANTRVTIPPALQDRMEIIELPGYTDFEKHNIATFTPNGLIPKQLERHGLSGENITFTDKAIFEMIHKYTREAGVRNLERTITTVMRKVARQIVTDETPDLNIEVTPENLSDYLGPAKWTRTKAEERDEVGVATGMVWTQIGGDIVSVEATMMQGEGKLNMTGQLQEVMRESVQTAVAYIRSRAESFGLSDNWFEQQDIHIHIPEGAVPKDGPSAGITVATAILSALTGTSVRKDVAMTGEITLRGRVLPIGGLKEKALAAYRNGIFNIIIPEDNEKDEADIPTEIRDAIRFHKVNDMTQVLEQALTDPIVEAETPVEVPVATQPPV